A window of Lentibacillus sp. Marseille-P4043 contains these coding sequences:
- a CDS encoding DHA2 family efflux MFS transporter permease subunit, which yields MANSQAPAQSGEINKIPIMIVLISGAFVAILNQTLLATALPHIMSDLDLDANVAQWLQSIFMLVNGIMIPITAFLIGRFTTRGLFLTAMGVFALGTAICSIAPTFSLLMVGRILQAAGAGIIMPLMQTILFLIFPIEKRGTAMGMFGLVIAFAPAIGPTLSGWMVEQFPWRSLFYIILPIIIIDIIVAYFMLKNITDQTFPKLDILSIILSTLGFGGLLYGFSTAGNSGWGSSQVVISMIIGALALTWFILRQMKLEQPILEFRVFKNKIFTLTTILGMVVFIAMIGAAVVLPLLMQNMLGFTAFESGLALLPGAALMGVMNPITGRLFDKFGAKWLAIIGLTIVVVTTFMFADMTKDTTFTYIATVNAIRMFGISMVMMPVTTAGLNQLPTDLIPHGTAMNNTMRQVAGAVGTALLVTVMTNSAIPEEGVQGFVHGVNVSFIVAGVFAVIALVLAFFIKNSRPGVGDTNKIKSKASNRPVSE from the coding sequence ATGGCTAATAGTCAAGCTCCAGCACAATCTGGAGAAATCAACAAAATCCCAATAATGATTGTCTTAATTTCGGGGGCCTTTGTTGCTATTTTGAATCAGACACTTTTAGCGACAGCTCTGCCGCATATAATGAGCGATTTAGATTTGGATGCAAACGTTGCACAATGGCTGCAGTCCATTTTTATGCTTGTTAATGGCATCATGATTCCGATTACAGCGTTTTTAATTGGACGTTTTACCACTAGAGGTCTATTTCTTACCGCAATGGGTGTGTTTGCTTTAGGTACTGCAATTTGTTCCATTGCACCAACTTTTTCTCTATTGATGGTGGGACGAATTCTTCAAGCTGCCGGTGCAGGTATTATTATGCCATTGATGCAAACCATTTTATTCCTCATCTTTCCAATTGAAAAACGAGGAACAGCGATGGGAATGTTTGGGTTAGTAATTGCTTTTGCTCCGGCAATAGGCCCAACATTATCAGGTTGGATGGTTGAACAATTTCCATGGAGAAGTTTATTTTATATCATTTTGCCAATCATTATCATCGATATTATTGTTGCTTATTTTATGCTCAAAAACATTACCGATCAGACATTTCCGAAGCTTGACATTTTATCCATTATCTTATCCACTTTAGGATTTGGCGGTTTGCTATATGGATTTAGTACAGCAGGAAATAGTGGATGGGGCAGTTCACAGGTCGTTATTTCTATGATTATTGGCGCATTAGCGCTGACATGGTTTATCCTAAGACAGATGAAACTGGAACAACCAATCTTAGAATTCAGGGTATTTAAAAATAAAATATTCACATTAACAACGATTCTTGGTATGGTCGTATTTATTGCCATGATCGGTGCAGCGGTTGTTTTACCATTACTTATGCAAAATATGCTCGGGTTTACTGCATTCGAATCCGGCTTAGCTCTGTTACCAGGTGCGGCTTTAATGGGAGTAATGAACCCAATTACCGGGAGATTATTTGATAAGTTTGGTGCAAAATGGCTTGCAATTATCGGATTAACGATTGTTGTTGTTACAACGTTCATGTTTGCTGACATGACGAAGGATACAACATTTACGTATATAGCAACGGTTAATGCGATCCGAATGTTTGGTATTTCTATGGTCATGATGCCTGTTACAACAGCTGGATTGAATCAATTGCCAACAGACTTAATTCCACATGGTACAGCAATGAACAACACCATGAGACAGGTAGCTGGAGCGGTTGGAACAGCATTACTTGTAACTGTTATGACAAATAGTGCAATACCTGAAGAAGGTGTTCAAGGATTTGTACATGGCGTAAACGTATCATTTATCGTTGCAGGTGTATTCGCAGTTATCGCACTCGTATTGGCATTCTTTATTAAAAACTCCCGGCCAGGTGTTGGGGATACGAACAAAATTAAATCTAAGGCAAGTAATCGGCCAGTTTCGGAGTGA
- the pepF gene encoding oligoendopeptidase F: protein MAKGTKELPKRSEIPEERKWKLEDIFATDDVWEEELQHLKNDIPKVEEYKGKLSESAQNLYDLLKLQDDLSMRLGKLFTYAHMRYDEDTTNSFYQEINAKAENVLTIASSSMSFIVPEILAMDEATLKGFLKEKKELQEYQHTLDEITRQRPHILSQQEEALLAEASEPMDSASQTFGMLNNADLTFPSITNEKGEEVDLTHGRFIGFLESKDRRVREEAFKKMYETYGKYKHTFASTLAGTVKKDNFYAKVRHYDSARQAALDSNKIDEQVYDNLIEAVNEKLPLLHRYAALRKKVLDLDELHMYDMYTPLVKDVDMEIPYEQAQEYVLKGLAPLGEEYVSILKEGYENRWIDVEENKGKRSGAYSSGAYGTHPYILLNWQDNVNDLFTLAHELGHSVHSYYTRKAQPFRYGNYSIFVAEVASTCNEALLNDYMLKHSDDEQQKLYLLNHFLEGFRGTLFRQTMFAEFEHDIHVRMQNGEALTADKLTEIYYALNKKYFGDDVVSDEEIGLEWARIPHFYMDYYVYQYATGYSAATALANQILSGDEGAVDRYINKFLKAGSSDYPIEVLKHAGVDMTSKQPILDALNVFEEKLNEMEKLLLG, encoded by the coding sequence TTGGCTAAAGGAACAAAAGAACTACCAAAAAGAAGTGAAATACCTGAAGAACGCAAATGGAAATTGGAAGATATTTTTGCAACGGATGATGTCTGGGAAGAGGAATTACAGCATTTAAAAAATGACATTCCAAAAGTGGAGGAATATAAAGGGAAACTTTCCGAATCGGCACAAAACTTGTATGATTTATTGAAATTGCAAGATGATTTGTCAATGCGTCTTGGTAAGTTATTTACATACGCACATATGCGCTATGATGAGGACACAACGAACTCTTTCTATCAAGAAATCAATGCAAAAGCAGAAAATGTGTTAACAATAGCATCTAGTTCGATGAGTTTTATTGTTCCCGAAATTCTTGCGATGGATGAAGCAACATTGAAAGGATTTCTAAAAGAAAAGAAAGAATTGCAAGAGTATCAACATACGTTAGATGAAATTACGCGGCAACGTCCACATATATTAAGTCAACAAGAAGAGGCTTTGCTTGCTGAAGCATCTGAGCCAATGGATAGTGCTTCCCAAACATTTGGCATGCTGAATAATGCTGATTTAACGTTTCCAAGTATTACGAATGAAAAAGGTGAAGAAGTTGATCTTACACATGGCCGTTTCATCGGATTTCTGGAATCGAAAGACCGTCGTGTACGTGAGGAAGCTTTTAAAAAGATGTATGAAACATACGGAAAATATAAGCATACATTTGCTTCAACGTTGGCTGGTACGGTGAAAAAGGATAACTTTTATGCAAAAGTCCGTCATTATGATTCAGCAAGACAAGCTGCACTTGATAGTAATAAAATCGATGAACAGGTATATGATAATTTGATTGAAGCTGTAAATGAAAAATTACCATTGTTGCACCGTTATGCAGCACTGCGGAAAAAAGTACTCGATCTTGATGAACTGCATATGTATGACATGTATACTCCGCTTGTTAAAGATGTTGATATGGAAATCCCATACGAACAAGCACAGGAATATGTGTTAAAAGGATTAGCGCCACTAGGTGAGGAGTATGTTTCGATTTTAAAAGAAGGCTATGAAAATCGTTGGATTGATGTAGAGGAAAATAAAGGAAAGCGCAGTGGAGCATATTCATCTGGTGCTTATGGAACACATCCATATATTTTATTAAATTGGCAGGACAACGTAAACGATTTGTTCACGTTGGCACATGAATTAGGACACTCTGTTCATAGCTATTACACAAGAAAAGCGCAGCCATTTCGTTATGGAAACTATTCCATTTTCGTTGCAGAAGTCGCGTCGACATGTAATGAAGCATTATTAAATGACTACATGTTAAAGCATTCTGATGATGAACAGCAAAAATTGTATTTGTTAAATCATTTTCTTGAAGGCTTCCGTGGTACATTATTCCGTCAGACGATGTTTGCTGAGTTTGAACATGATATCCATGTACGTATGCAAAATGGGGAAGCATTGACAGCTGATAAATTAACCGAGATTTATTATGCGTTAAATAAGAAATATTTCGGTGATGATGTTGTTTCTGATGAAGAAATTGGGCTTGAATGGGCACGGATTCCACATTTTTATATGGATTATTACGTCTATCAATATGCAACAGGCTATTCTGCTGCAACTGCATTAGCTAATCAGATTCTCTCTGGTGATGAGGGAGCGGTCGATCGTTATATCAACAAGTTTCTAAAGGCAGGCAGCAGTGACTATCCAATTGAAGTATTGAAACATGCGGGAGTAGACATGACATCAAAACAACCAATTTTAGATGCCTTAAATGTCTTTGAAGAAAAATTGAACGAAATGGAAAAGTTATTGTTAGGATAA
- a CDS encoding competence protein CoiA, with product MLQAKTKNGKFITLASLSKKEIAYHKAHKQFFCPTCDERVIVKAGTKMIPHFAHRQKVNCTSLEGGESGYHEKGKFLLYQWFKYQQLDVKLEAFLPDIRQRPDLLVTINRKQIAIEFQCARIGADVIQKRTAGYKQAGVTPIWIIGANQFKRKNAYSMKVDQFLRQLMHQFSSDSPLSLYFFCPNTMQFTFFQDIHDTTTQQAVGKLSFHSLHNIVFTDLFHQYRLSKQQLYTIWRKEKQRFRLRPRNRLYGRELAWHQWLYLKKTHVEHLPSVIYLPVAAQYQMRVPLWDWQSRLCLDLLNPLPIGGHISLQTCYHFLRNQMIPLSNFPLIKADNNPIQHYLLLLAQLNILKQKSSQHFIKQTNFQFHQSIEAALEEDKNIINQLITQLSQREMGK from the coding sequence ATGCTGCAAGCTAAAACAAAGAATGGCAAATTTATCACACTTGCTTCATTATCAAAAAAAGAAATTGCATATCATAAAGCACATAAACAATTTTTCTGTCCGACATGTGACGAACGCGTAATTGTCAAGGCTGGTACGAAGATGATCCCCCATTTTGCCCATCGACAGAAGGTGAATTGCACTTCCTTGGAAGGTGGGGAAAGCGGTTATCATGAAAAAGGGAAATTCCTTCTGTACCAATGGTTCAAATATCAGCAACTTGATGTAAAGTTGGAAGCATTTTTGCCAGATATTAGACAACGGCCTGATCTGCTTGTAACGATAAATCGTAAACAAATAGCGATTGAGTTTCAGTGTGCTAGAATTGGTGCTGATGTTATACAAAAACGAACGGCAGGATACAAACAGGCTGGAGTCACCCCAATTTGGATCATTGGTGCGAATCAGTTTAAACGAAAAAATGCGTACAGCATGAAAGTAGATCAGTTTTTAAGGCAGCTTATGCACCAGTTTTCATCAGATTCCCCCCTATCTTTATACTTCTTCTGTCCAAACACAATGCAATTCACATTTTTCCAAGACATTCATGATACAACAACTCAGCAGGCGGTTGGAAAGCTATCGTTTCATTCACTCCATAATATAGTATTTACCGATCTTTTTCACCAGTATCGATTATCCAAGCAACAACTATATACAATATGGAGAAAGGAAAAGCAGCGATTCCGCTTACGACCAAGAAACCGTCTATATGGACGGGAGTTAGCTTGGCATCAATGGCTTTATTTAAAGAAGACACATGTGGAACACCTTCCATCGGTTATCTACTTGCCGGTTGCAGCACAATACCAAATGCGAGTACCATTATGGGATTGGCAAAGCCGCCTTTGCCTTGATCTACTGAATCCACTCCCAATAGGCGGACACATTTCACTTCAGACCTGCTATCATTTCCTAAGAAACCAGATGATTCCCCTATCCAATTTTCCGTTAATAAAAGCCGACAACAATCCAATTCAGCATTATCTCCTTTTGTTAGCACAATTGAACATCCTGAAACAAAAGTCTTCTCAACATTTTATTAAACAAACTAATTTCCAGTTTCATCAATCGATAGAAGCTGCATTAGAAGAAGATAAAAACATCATCAATCAACTAATTACTCAACTTTCGCAGCGTGAAATGGGCAAATAA
- the mecA gene encoding adaptor protein MecA, which produces MEIERINENTVKFYISYIDIEDRGFEREEIWYNRERSEQLFWQMMDEVNYKEDFNVDGPLWIQVQALEKGLEIIVTKAQISKNGDNIELPEEDGKTIDLSVDEKIENILDDKFGKSSTNNTARKSEEESDDGNLSLIVSFQDFEDVIQLSHYFQDSSTGIDENSLFHYKDTYYLYMEFSQDELDDDNQEDMISQVLEFGYDSDVTIHFLEEYGKKVFANDTFSQVKTYFPAQR; this is translated from the coding sequence ATGGAAATAGAACGTATAAATGAGAATACGGTAAAATTTTATATTTCTTATATTGATATTGAGGATCGCGGATTTGAACGGGAAGAAATTTGGTATAATCGCGAACGTAGTGAACAATTATTTTGGCAAATGATGGATGAGGTGAATTATAAAGAGGATTTTAATGTTGACGGCCCATTGTGGATTCAAGTGCAGGCATTGGAAAAAGGCTTAGAAATCATTGTTACAAAAGCACAGATTTCCAAAAACGGCGATAATATTGAGCTTCCTGAAGAAGACGGGAAAACAATCGACTTATCCGTTGATGAAAAAATTGAAAATATCTTAGACGATAAATTTGGAAAAAGTAGTACGAATAATACTGCCAGAAAATCTGAAGAAGAATCTGATGATGGTAATTTATCATTGATTGTAAGCTTTCAGGATTTTGAGGATGTTATTCAGTTAAGTCATTATTTCCAAGACAGTTCTACAGGTATTGATGAAAATAGTTTATTCCACTATAAGGATACCTATTATCTATACATGGAATTTTCCCAAGATGAATTAGATGATGATAATCAAGAGGATATGATTAGCCAAGTGCTTGAATTCGGTTATGATTCGGATGTCACCATTCATTTTCTAGAGGAATATGGGAAAAAGGTGTTTGCAAATGACACATTTTCTCAAGTGAAAACTTATTTTCCAGCTCAACGATAA
- the spxA gene encoding transcriptional regulator SpxA, translating to MVTLYTSPSCTSCRKAKAWLEKQEIPFTERNIFSEPLSLDEIKEILRMTEDGTDEIISTRSKVFQKLDVNIDQLPMKDLFKLIQLNPGLLRRPIILDEKRLQVGYNEDEIRRFLPRTVRTLQLHEAQRMVN from the coding sequence ATGGTAACACTTTATACCTCACCAAGTTGTACATCTTGCAGAAAAGCAAAAGCATGGCTAGAAAAACAGGAAATACCTTTTACGGAACGAAATATATTTTCTGAGCCATTATCATTGGATGAGATCAAAGAAATATTGCGAATGACAGAAGATGGAACGGATGAGATAATTTCAACACGCTCTAAAGTTTTTCAAAAATTAGATGTCAATATTGATCAATTGCCAATGAAGGATTTGTTCAAATTAATTCAACTAAATCCTGGATTGTTACGCAGACCAATTATTTTAGATGAAAAGCGTTTGCAAGTTGGGTATAATGAAGATGAAATTCGTCGGTTCTTACCACGAACAGTTCGCACGTTGCAACTGCATGAAGCTCAACGAATGGTAAACTAA
- a CDS encoding GNAT family N-acetyltransferase yields the protein MNWYEKLNEYFPVEEMKSKEHMEMLLKEKGDVYYKDEGPYHVLMFAEFDKFLFIDYLWVSAKSRGQGIGHKLIEKLKEKNKPIILEVEPVDYDDSDTEKRLHFYQREGFTHAQSIGYNRRSLATNEETPMEILYWSPDNESEEMIYEKMKKMYEDIHTYKDEEIYGKAYQPVEEVLSYDEDRESDNIFNGIKEKA from the coding sequence ATGAATTGGTATGAAAAGTTAAACGAGTACTTTCCAGTAGAAGAAATGAAATCCAAGGAGCATATGGAAATGCTGCTAAAGGAAAAAGGAGACGTATATTACAAGGATGAAGGTCCTTATCACGTTCTAATGTTCGCAGAGTTCGACAAATTTTTGTTTATTGATTATCTTTGGGTTTCAGCGAAATCAAGAGGTCAGGGAATTGGACATAAGTTGATTGAGAAACTTAAAGAGAAAAATAAACCAATTATTTTAGAAGTTGAACCTGTTGATTACGACGATTCTGATACTGAGAAAAGACTTCATTTTTATCAAAGAGAAGGATTTACCCACGCCCAGTCCATCGGTTATAATCGCCGATCACTTGCTACAAATGAAGAAACTCCAATGGAAATTTTATATTGGTCTCCAGATAACGAATCAGAAGAAATGATTTATGAAAAAATGAAAAAAATGTATGAAGACATTCATACGTATAAAGATGAAGAGATATATGGCAAAGCTTATCAACCGGTTGAGGAAGTGCTAAGCTATGATGAGGATCGAGAATCAGATAACATTTTTAATGGAATAAAAGAAAAAGCTTAG
- a CDS encoding putative glycoside hydrolase yields MWRGQLKNITAIGFLIVGLSIPTISSGKEIQIAHSHATNTTNVEQIDTTKHFKRFTYNSGLDFTYPDAVRGIYVTGPSAGGSRFDSLVKLIDSTDLNTMVIDIKEDHGNITYKPEKGSPYEDIAKNYIDEPRKMLETLEKKGIYPIARIVVFKDSVLAEKRPDLSFKKNGKVWTNGKGEAFVNPFKKEVWEYNVNLAKQAAELGFQEIQFDYVRFPEGFEHYDEELEYSQGEYKNADIKNVQRRVQAVTDFVSYAKEELGYYDVKVGVDIFGYSATIPEAPGIGQNFSKIANNVDVISSMIYPSHWTSYFGIDFPDKHPYKLVTEYAKVENKVLGKLDNPPISRPWIQDFEAPWLYDGAPTQYGKAEVEKQIKALQENGINEFLIWNAGNSYTENVDYTP; encoded by the coding sequence ATGTGGAGAGGACAATTAAAGAATATAACAGCTATCGGATTTCTCATTGTTGGGCTAAGTATCCCAACCATCAGTAGCGGAAAGGAAATACAAATTGCTCACTCACACGCAACGAATACGACAAATGTAGAACAAATTGACACAACGAAACATTTCAAACGATTTACATATAATTCAGGTTTGGATTTCACCTATCCTGATGCCGTTCGGGGTATCTATGTTACTGGGCCATCTGCTGGGGGAAGCCGCTTTGATTCACTGGTGAAATTAATTGATTCCACTGACTTGAACACAATGGTAATCGATATTAAAGAAGATCATGGGAATATCACATACAAACCAGAAAAAGGCTCACCATATGAAGATATTGCTAAAAATTATATTGATGAACCACGTAAAATGCTAGAAACTCTTGAGAAAAAAGGAATTTATCCAATTGCGAGGATTGTTGTTTTTAAAGATTCGGTTTTAGCAGAAAAACGCCCTGACTTATCCTTTAAAAAGAATGGTAAGGTTTGGACGAATGGAAAAGGGGAAGCTTTCGTTAACCCATTTAAAAAAGAAGTATGGGAATACAACGTAAACCTTGCAAAACAGGCTGCGGAATTAGGTTTTCAGGAAATTCAATTTGATTATGTCCGATTTCCTGAAGGGTTTGAACATTACGATGAGGAACTGGAATATAGCCAGGGTGAATATAAAAACGCGGACATAAAAAATGTTCAGCGCCGTGTTCAAGCTGTAACAGATTTTGTTTCATATGCAAAAGAAGAATTAGGGTATTACGATGTGAAAGTTGGCGTTGACATTTTTGGCTATTCCGCAACGATCCCGGAAGCACCGGGGATTGGACAAAATTTTTCAAAAATCGCTAACAATGTCGATGTTATTTCGTCGATGATTTATCCAAGTCACTGGACATCTTATTTTGGAATTGACTTCCCGGATAAACATCCATATAAATTGGTTACAGAATATGCGAAAGTGGAAAATAAAGTGCTTGGGAAGCTGGATAATCCGCCAATCTCAAGACCATGGATTCAAGACTTTGAAGCGCCATGGTTGTATGATGGTGCTCCCACCCAATATGGGAAAGCAGAAGTAGAGAAACAAATTAAAGCATTACAGGAAAATGGTATAAATGAATTTTTGATCTGGAATGCTGGGAATTCGTACACAGAAAATGTAGATTATACTCCATAA
- a CDS encoding sensor histidine kinase, translating to MNKHRKTWFPKQILWRLTFTNIIIIASFIALSSWAIYNTACFLADGMGTMDSQKQGQFDATLFQYLWVFSISAIVIGSLIHFYFTKKLIHPIRELIESTKQMKQGQYPNPLVVNSDDETGQLINHFNDLVEQLKNNQQYRQKLVSDLSHELRTPLSNLNGYLNALKSGVISGDKQLYQSLHEELKRLISLVEQFEQLKEWDYLSKQTFSQKEPLDMVMLVEQTVEMFHWSLRSAGIEVKVQTKSGVVNVYDGGIPQVISNLIDNAIRYYQGIEPIIVTGENLSTEYKVSVSGPGQIIPLSEQSRIFERFYRVDPSRARDTGGTGLGLAISKEIVDHHNGQIGIRSNGTYHTFWFTLPLV from the coding sequence ATGAATAAACATAGAAAGACGTGGTTTCCCAAACAAATTTTATGGCGATTAACATTTACAAATATTATTATTATTGCTTCCTTTATTGCACTTAGTAGCTGGGCAATCTACAATACAGCTTGTTTTTTGGCAGATGGAATGGGGACGATGGATAGCCAAAAACAAGGTCAATTTGATGCAACACTCTTTCAATATTTGTGGGTATTTAGCATTTCAGCAATCGTAATTGGTAGCCTAATTCATTTTTATTTCACAAAGAAATTGATACACCCAATAAGGGAGCTAATTGAGTCTACGAAGCAAATGAAACAGGGCCAATATCCCAATCCACTTGTGGTTAATTCGGATGATGAGACAGGACAATTGATTAATCATTTCAATGATTTAGTTGAACAATTAAAAAACAATCAACAATACCGGCAAAAGCTTGTATCAGACTTGTCGCATGAACTACGAACCCCCTTGTCAAATTTAAATGGTTACCTCAATGCATTAAAAAGTGGAGTGATATCAGGTGACAAGCAACTATACCAATCACTTCATGAGGAGTTAAAAAGGCTGATCAGTTTGGTGGAACAATTTGAACAACTAAAAGAATGGGATTATTTATCTAAGCAAACATTTTCCCAAAAAGAGCCTTTGGATATGGTCATGTTGGTGGAGCAAACAGTTGAGATGTTTCACTGGTCATTGAGGAGTGCCGGAATCGAAGTAAAGGTTCAGACTAAGTCAGGTGTCGTAAATGTGTATGATGGAGGGATTCCACAAGTTATCAGTAATTTAATTGATAACGCTATTCGTTACTATCAGGGAATTGAACCAATTATAGTTACCGGTGAAAATTTAAGCACGGAATACAAGGTTTCCGTCTCAGGACCAGGTCAAATCATTCCATTATCAGAACAAAGTAGAATCTTTGAACGTTTTTATCGAGTTGATCCTTCTCGGGCACGTGATACAGGAGGAACAGGGTTGGGACTTGCTATTTCAAAGGAAATTGTCGACCACCATAATGGTCAAATTGGAATCAGATCCAACGGTACTTACCATACTTTTTGGTTTACCTTGCCATTGGTGTAA
- a CDS encoding response regulator transcription factor, which yields MRQTILVVEDDKMIRELVHIYLKKEGFHVVEATDGEMAKDVFLTYHPCLIILDLMLPKLSGEDFCTWVREQERNEVSIIMLSAKTSTTDKINGLKIGADDYVTKPFEPDELVAHVEAVLRRTGQYCQKITYGGLCIKPRKGEVMLFDKQLNLTKHEFNLLYYFMENPNVVISREKLIQQLYPYADKTVLDRTIDAHIKKLRRKIEDNPASPKRIHTVRGMGYKFVDE from the coding sequence ATGAGGCAAACCATTTTAGTAGTGGAAGATGATAAAATGATCCGTGAGCTTGTCCATATTTATTTGAAAAAGGAAGGCTTCCATGTGGTAGAGGCTACTGATGGGGAAATGGCAAAGGATGTCTTTTTAACGTATCATCCATGTTTAATTATACTTGATTTAATGCTTCCAAAATTAAGTGGAGAAGATTTTTGTACATGGGTTAGGGAGCAGGAGCGTAATGAAGTATCCATTATTATGCTGTCTGCAAAAACAAGTACAACAGATAAAATTAACGGGTTGAAAATTGGTGCGGATGATTACGTGACAAAGCCATTTGAACCGGATGAATTAGTTGCACATGTTGAGGCTGTTTTGCGAAGAACAGGACAGTATTGTCAAAAGATTACCTATGGTGGATTATGTATAAAACCACGAAAAGGTGAGGTAATGTTGTTTGATAAGCAATTGAATTTGACAAAACATGAATTTAACCTACTTTACTATTTTATGGAGAACCCAAATGTAGTTATATCAAGAGAGAAACTTATTCAGCAACTTTATCCATACGCTGATAAAACGGTATTAGATCGTACAATTGATGCACATATTAAGAAGTTACGGAGAAAGATTGAGGATAATCCTGCTTCACCTAAACGTATTCATACAGTCCGTGGAATGGGGTATAAATTTGTCGATGAATAA
- a CDS encoding redoxin domain-containing protein, whose translation MKKAIFIVVIAGMLGWAVYDFVKQPNDTSNSSKNEEIETTNSDNKVDSDVAAGEESDKADEITVGLEIGNAAPDFQLQTLDGSTVKLSDYRGKRVMVNFWATWCPPCRAEMPDLEKFHQNNDVIILAVNLTQTEQSMQEIKDFVHEFELTFPILLDKNIEVANRYAIRPIPTSFMIDSNGIIRNKAFGALHYEMMVQELEQMK comes from the coding sequence TTGAAAAAAGCAATTTTTATTGTTGTTATTGCTGGTATGCTTGGTTGGGCTGTATACGATTTTGTGAAACAGCCAAATGATACATCAAATTCGTCTAAAAATGAGGAAATAGAAACAACTAATTCTGATAATAAGGTGGATAGCGATGTTGCTGCTGGTGAAGAAAGTGATAAAGCGGATGAAATTACTGTCGGTTTGGAAATAGGAAATGCTGCACCGGACTTCCAGCTTCAAACATTAGACGGTAGCACAGTAAAATTATCTGATTACAGGGGAAAACGTGTCATGGTTAACTTCTGGGCTACCTGGTGTCCGCCATGCCGCGCGGAAATGCCGGATCTGGAAAAATTCCACCAAAATAATGATGTTATTATTCTGGCGGTTAATTTGACGCAGACAGAGCAGAGCATGCAGGAAATAAAAGACTTCGTTCATGAGTTTGAGCTAACATTTCCAATTTTGTTGGATAAAAATATTGAAGTAGCAAATAGGTATGCCATTCGGCCAATTCCAACATCGTTTATGATTGATTCAAATGGAATTATTAGAAATAAGGCATTTGGTGCACTACATTATGAGATGATGGTTCAAGAGTTAGAGCAGATGAAATGA
- a CDS encoding TlpA family protein disulfide reductase, which produces MKKVIIIVVIVGMLGFATYDFVISSDKTGQEENEDISGGMITSPLKDNGDEITESDSVGIAKGEFAPDFELKTLEGNTVRLSDYKGEQRVLVNFWATWCPPCRAEIPDLQKLYDKKDVAILAVNLTGSEKSEGDVKDFVEEFGMTFPVLKDTNSDVASTYQVRAYPTSYMIDSNGRIQFIAMGAMNYDLMVQELEKIE; this is translated from the coding sequence ATGAAAAAAGTTATCATTATTGTGGTTATAGTAGGAATGCTAGGATTCGCAACCTATGATTTTGTTATCTCGAGTGATAAAACAGGACAAGAAGAAAATGAAGATATCTCCGGGGGTATGATTACTTCTCCACTTAAAGATAATGGGGATGAGATCACAGAGTCTGATAGTGTGGGAATTGCGAAAGGTGAATTTGCACCCGATTTTGAATTAAAAACGCTTGAGGGAAATACAGTACGTTTATCTGATTACAAAGGCGAACAACGAGTCTTAGTTAATTTTTGGGCTACTTGGTGTCCGCCGTGTAGGGCTGAAATTCCCGATTTACAAAAACTTTATGATAAAAAGGATGTGGCTATTTTAGCGGTAAATTTGACTGGATCGGAAAAGAGTGAAGGGGATGTAAAGGATTTTGTAGAAGAATTTGGGATGACTTTCCCTGTGTTAAAGGATACAAATTCTGATGTTGCATCTACTTATCAAGTTCGAGCATACCCGACTTCCTATATGATTGATTCGAATGGTCGTATCCAATTTATTGCAATGGGTGCGATGAATTATGATCTTATGGTACAGGAATTGGAAAAAATAGAATGA